In Alphaproteobacteria bacterium, the genomic window CGCAGGCGGCGGTTGGCATCATGCGGGCCCAGGGGCTGGGCGGTGCGTTGCTATTCAATACCTCGAAGCAGGCGGTCAACCCGGGCCCCGACTTCGGCCCCTACGGCCTGCCCAAGGCGGCGACGCTCTTTCTGGTGCGCCAGTACGCCGTCGACCACGGCAAGGACGGCATCCGGGCCAATGCCGTCAACGCCGACCGCATTCGTTCGGGGCTGCTGAGCGACGAGATGATCGCCGCCCGCTCCCAGGCCCGGGGGCTGAGCCAGGACGACTACATGGCGGGGAACCTGTTGGGCCTCGAGGTTACGGCCGAGGACGTGGCCAAGGCCTTCGTTGATCTTGCGCTATCGCCCAAGACCACGGGCGCCGTCATCACCGTCGACGGCGGCAACATCGCGGCGGCGCTACGTTAATTTCAACCCTTACCGGCCTTCTGGGCGAAAAAATTCTGCATCAGCCGCGTCGGCTCGTCCGTGAGGTAGGCGTCCGCCAGGGCGTCGACGCCGGCCTCGATGCCGACCTCCAGGGACGACTTTTCCCAGGTCGCGATCAGCGCCTTTTGCGAGCGCACCGCGAGCGGACCATTAGCGCAGATGCTCTCGACCCAGCTTTCGACCGCGGCGTCCAGGTCCTCGTCCGCCACCAGCCATTCGAGGAAACCTATGCGCCGCGCCTCGCCGGCCCCGAAGGTCTCGCCGGTGAGCAAAATCTCGCGCGTCTTGCCCCAGCCGATCAGCCCCGGCAAGAGCGCCGCCTCGATCACCGAGGGCAGGCCCACCTTGACCTCTGGCATGCCGAAGACGGCACTCTCGCCGGCCACCCGCATGTCGCAGGCGGCCGCCACCTCGAGGCCGCCGCCGAGACAGTAGCCGTTGATGCGGCCGATCACCGGCACCGGCAGCGCCCGGATGGCGGCGCAGACCTCGTGCAGGCGGGTGATGAAACCGCGCGCCAGTTCGCGGTCGAAGTCCTTGAGCTCGCCCAAGTCGGCGCCGCCGATGAACGAGCGCCCGGCCCCGGTCAGCACCACGACGCGCAAGCTCTCGTCGCCGGCCAGCGGCTCCAGCGCCGCCATCAGGCGTTCGAGCTGGGCCGAGTTGAGGACGTTGAGGCGGCGTTCCTCGTTGATGACGAGGCGCGCCACGCGGCCCTCGGCGCGGTCCTCGAAGGCGCTGCTGACGCTGGCGGTCATGGTGTCATCTCCCTTAGAGCATGTTCCGGGTTGATTTGCGCATTCTGTTGCCCTGCGGGGCGGCAGTCCGCTAGGCGCGTCCGATCTCCCGATGTGGGACATCGGGAGTTCGGGCGCAACGACGCGGATGCCCGCCGCAGGGCAACCCGCAGGGGCGGGCCCTTTTGATCCGAGGCGGCGTCGGCGGCCTTGCGTGTAGTCCCACTACACGCTGCGGCCACCTCCTACCCTCGGACCAAAATGGCTCCGCCAGAATGCGTAAATCAACCCGGAACATGCTCTAGCGCCGACCAGATGGGTTCGGCGGCGCTGGCGAAGCCGGGGCAATCGAGCGAATCAAGCGCCATCTCGCCGCCCTCCAATCGCAGCCGCAACTGGCCCTGCGAAAATTCGTAAAGACCGGCGTGCGCAGCGCCGAAGGCCCGGGCCTCGTCCTGGGGCAGTCCGGCCCAGCCGTTGACGTAGTAGTGGCCGTTGCGCTCGACGTGGCCCACGCCGAGCAGGCTGGCCAGCGCCAGGTCCTGCTGCAGCGCCAGTCCGACTTGAACACTAAGATCCTCGGCCGACATGAAATAGCGCCGGCGGCCGGCCTCGGCGTTCCACACCTGGCAGCGCGCGAGGTTGATGAGCGACTTGTAGAAGCCCTTGCAGCTCTTGCTCGAGACTCCGGAATAGCCGAGCTCGCGGGCCTGGACGAAGGCCTCGAGGGTGCCGTCGGATTCGTCGATGATCACCGGCCGGCAGGCGTCGAGCGCCGAGACGTCGCGCTCGAAGGCCTGGGCGCGGCCGATGGGCTGTTCGATGAAGAGGATCGAGGAGACCAGCCGTTCCAGTCCGGGCGCCGCCGCCAGGGCCTGCCAGAGCGCCAGCGCGCCGTCGACGTCGGCGTATTGCTCGTTGCCGTCAAGTGTCACGTAATAGGATCCGTCGAGACGGTCGAGCACCGCCGCGATGGCGGCCAGGCGCTCGAGATCGGCCGCCATGTCGCCGCCTACCTTGAGCTTGAAGTAGCGCTGGCCGAAGGCCGCCACGGCCTCTTCCAGGGTTTCCGGCATACCGTCGTCGAGGCGCGCGGCCGGGTCTCGGTCGACCGCTTTGATGTCGTCGACCAGGCCCACCGTGTGGCGGGCGTGCAGGCGTCGGGCCGGCTCGAGGCCGGCCAGGAAAGCGCCGTAGTCGAAGCCCTCCAGTCCCTCTTGCGGCCCAGGCCCCAGGCCCGGCAGGTTTTGCCGCAGGGCCGTGAAGATCGAAACCCCGGCCCAGCGGCAGAGCGCATCCAAAATCGCCCGGTCAAGCAGCGCCGGGCCATAGCCGGCGACCAGCGGTTTTAGCCCGGCGGCGGCGCCCGTCTTCAGTTGTTCGGGGTAGACGGCGGCAAAAAGGCCAAAGGCGGTCTCGGCCCCGGCCGTGCGGTAGAGCCCGCCAGCAATATCCAGGGCCTGGCGCAACTGATCGAAATTCCGCTCGTTGCTCAGCGCCGGGTCCTTGTCGAACCATTTGGGCGCCAGCAGCTCGGCCGCCATGCCCCAGGTCTCGACGCCGTCCGGGGTCCTGATCCGGGCTCGCACGAAAACCTGCGGCGCCTCGGTCATGGTGACGATGCCGAAGCGGAAGGGCAGCCGCAGCACCACGTCACGCTCGTAGAATTCGAGGTCGGTGACCTCGATCTTGGGCGCTAGCGCTGCCACGCCAGGGCCTCCTCGATGCCGCGCAGGTAACCGATGGCGCGGGCCGCGGAGGCCGGGCCGTCGGGCACGTAGTCGAAAGGCTCGACGGCGATGCTGCCCTGGTAGTCGTGGCGCTTAAGCGCCGCCATCACCGGGGCGAAGAGCTGCGGCCCCTGGCCCGGGCCGCGCTTGTTCGAATCGTTGACCTGCACATGGCGCACCTGGCCCGTGGGCAGCCAGGTGTCGAAGACCTGGGGCAGGGGCTCGGCCTCGGCCAGGCCGGCGGCGCAGGTGTCGATCATGGTGCAAAAGGCCGGATTGCCGACCGCCTCGACCATGTCCACCGCCTGGGCCAAGGTATTGACGAAATTCGTCTCGCGTGGCGCCAGCGGCTCCAGGCAGTAGTCGACGCCGGCCGCCTCGGCCGCCGGGGCGATGGCGGCGAAAGTATCGCGGGCGCGTTGCCAAGCCTCGGCCGGGTCGTCGTCCGCGGCCACATCACGCTGGGCCGGCGAGCCATGCACCAGTGTACCGGCGCCCAGGTCCGCGGCCAGCCCGATGAGGCGTTCGATGACCTCCACCGTGCGCCGCCGCAGGGCCGGGTCGGGGGCGTTGATGGAAAGACCGGCCGGTGTCACCAGCAACCAGTGCAGGCTGACGATGGCGATACCGGCGTCGCTGGCGGCGCGGCGGAGTTGGGCGCGTTCGCCGGCCGAAATCAGTTGCGGCTCATGGCCCAGCGTAAAAGGCGCGAGCTCGATGCCGTCATAGCCCAGCTCGGCGGCAAAGGCGCACTGGGCGGCGAAATCAAGCTCGCGCACGACCTCGTTGCAAAGCGCGATTTTCATGATCACCTCAGGCCACGGTGGTGAGGAATTCCAACAGGTTGTCGTCGGGATCGCGGAAATAGACCGACTGGCCTTTGCTGCGGTCGGCGGCAAAGCGCGGCACCGGGCCCTCGATGACGGCGACGCCGTGGGATTCCAAATGCGCTATTGCCGCCTCGACGGTGTCGTCCCAGCGGAAACAAATGTCGACGGCGCCCGGCGTCGGCTTGTCGGCGACGATGTAGGCCGGGGCTTCGGCGCGCTGCATGTTGATCACGGCACCGCCGATGTAAAGCGGTAGCGAAGAGAGGTCAGTGCTGCGAAACCTGGCCTCGAGCGGTGCCTCGGCCGCCAGCACGGTGGTGTAGAAGGCGAACGAGGCCTCGAAATCGGCAACCGTCATGGCGATGTGGTCGATGCCGCGAATGGCGATGGTCATGCGGGGCTCCGTGCTTGTCGGCGTGGGAAGAATCTGTCACACCTGGGCGTTTGCCGGAAGGGGGGCATATGGACGAAAACGACCAGCAGAAGACAATCGAAACGGCGCGCCAGGCCTTCAACGCCAAGCTGCACGGCGCCGAATTCCAAGCCGAAATGGCGGACGACGCCCAGCTTCCCTGGCTCCTCGAGGGCCTCGCGCCACGGCCCGGCGGGCGTTACCTCGATCTTGCCACCGGCAACGGCTATGTCGGCCTGGCCCTGGCCGGCCGCGAGCCGGCATGTCAGGTCACTGCCGTCGATATCGCCGCCGCAGCCCTCGCCGCCAACGCCGAAAAAGCCGGCGCGGCCGGTCTTAACAATATTCACTTCGAGGCGGTAGACGGCATCGGGCTGCCCTTCGGCGATGGCATCGGCTTGCCCTTCGACGAGGGCCATTTCGACGCTGTGGTCTGTCGTTATGCGCTGCACCATTTCCCGTTGTTGGCTACCACGCTGGCCGATGTCCATCGGGTGCTGGTGGCGGACGGCCGACTGGTCGTCGCCGATGCCATCCGTGACGAAACCGATGAGGTCGATTTCGTCAACCGCTTCCAGGCCCTGCAACCCGACGGCCACGTGCGCATATATGGACGGGAGGCGTTGTTGCAGATTTGTGCCGCTCAGGGTTTCGCGCTCGGGGGCAGCCACCTGACCGAGATCGCCTTTTCCCGCCCGCTCGATGCCGCCCACCGGGCGCTGCTGGCCGAGACGGCGCCGGAAATACTGACGCTGTATGGCATCGAAATGGATCGCCAGACCGTCAGCGCCCGTCTTAAGGTCCTCAACGCTCGCTTCAGGCGATGCGATCGCCCTGCTCGACCGTCACCGCCCGGTTGTCGACGGCCGGCAACATGCGGGCCGGATCGCGGGTGACGACGACGTCAAGCACGGTCGGGCGCTGGCGCTCGGCCAAGGCGGCCTGCAGCGCGCCGGCCAATGCGGCCGGTTCTTCGACCCTGATCCCGTGACACCCCATGGCCCCGGCCACGGCGGCGTAGTCGGTCTCGGCCAGATCGCTGGACTGGTAGGCGCCTTCGCCGTACATGGTGTGTTGTAACGCCTTGACGTAGCCCGAGGCGGCGTTGTTGACGACGATGACGGTCAAGCCCAGCCCCAGCCGGCGGGCCGTCTCGAGCTCGCCCAGCACCATGTTGAAGCCGCCGTCGCCGGTCAGCCCGACGACCGGGCCCCCGCCCATCTCGCGGGCCGCCAGATCGGCCCCCATGGCGCCCGCCAGGCCATAACCGATGGAAGCAAAGCCGCGGTCGGGCACGAAGCCCCGGCCCGGCCGTTTGGTGTCGTACAAAAGGCCGCCCCAGTGGCCGGCAAAGCCGCCGTCGGCCACCAGCGTGGCGTCGGCCGGCAGGCCCTGGTTGAGCTCCTGCATCAGCCGCGCCATGTGGACAGGCGTCTCGTCGGAACCAACGCGGTCGGCCACGGAGAGCCACCAGGCCGCCATGCGTTCGGCCACCTCGGCGCCGTAGCCGGCCAGGCGT contains:
- a CDS encoding enoyl-CoA hydratase — translated: MTASVSSAFEDRAEGRVARLVINEERRLNVLNSAQLERLMAALEPLAGDESLRVVVLTGAGRSFIGGADLGELKDFDRELARGFITRLHEVCAAIRALPVPVIGRINGYCLGGGLEVAAACDMRVAGESAVFGMPEVKVGLPSVIEAALLPGLIGWGKTREILLTGETFGAGEARRIGFLEWLVADEDLDAAVESWVESICANGPLAVRSQKALIATWEKSSLEVGIEAGVDALADAYLTDEPTRLMQNFFAQKAGKG
- a CDS encoding enolase C-terminal domain-like protein, with the protein product MAALAPKIEVTDLEFYERDVVLRLPFRFGIVTMTEAPQVFVRARIRTPDGVETWGMAAELLAPKWFDKDPALSNERNFDQLRQALDIAGGLYRTAGAETAFGLFAAVYPEQLKTGAAAGLKPLVAGYGPALLDRAILDALCRWAGVSIFTALRQNLPGLGPGPQEGLEGFDYGAFLAGLEPARRLHARHTVGLVDDIKAVDRDPAARLDDGMPETLEEAVAAFGQRYFKLKVGGDMAADLERLAAIAAVLDRLDGSYYVTLDGNEQYADVDGALALWQALAAAPGLERLVSSILFIEQPIGRAQAFERDVSALDACRPVIIDESDGTLEAFVQARELGYSGVSSKSCKGFYKSLINLARCQVWNAEAGRRRYFMSAEDLSVQVGLALQQDLALASLLGVGHVERNGHYYVNGWAGLPQDEARAFGAAHAGLYEFSQGQLRLRLEGGEMALDSLDCPGFASAAEPIWSALEHVPG
- a CDS encoding sugar phosphate isomerase/epimerase family protein; the protein is MKIALCNEVVRELDFAAQCAFAAELGYDGIELAPFTLGHEPQLISAGERAQLRRAASDAGIAIVSLHWLLVTPAGLSINAPDPALRRRTVEVIERLIGLAADLGAGTLVHGSPAQRDVAADDDPAEAWQRARDTFAAIAPAAEAAGVDYCLEPLAPRETNFVNTLAQAVDMVEAVGNPAFCTMIDTCAAGLAEAEPLPQVFDTWLPTGQVRHVQVNDSNKRGPGQGPQLFAPVMAALKRHDYQGSIAVEPFDYVPDGPASAARAIGYLRGIEEALAWQR
- a CDS encoding VOC family protein — protein: MTIAIRGIDHIAMTVADFEASFAFYTTVLAAEAPLEARFRSTDLSSLPLYIGGAVINMQRAEAPAYIVADKPTPGAVDICFRWDDTVEAAIAHLESHGVAVIEGPVPRFAADRSKGQSVYFRDPDDNLLEFLTTVA
- a CDS encoding class I SAM-dependent methyltransferase, encoding MDENDQQKTIETARQAFNAKLHGAEFQAEMADDAQLPWLLEGLAPRPGGRYLDLATGNGYVGLALAGREPACQVTAVDIAAAALAANAEKAGAAGLNNIHFEAVDGIGLPFGDGIGLPFDEGHFDAVVCRYALHHFPLLATTLADVHRVLVADGRLVVADAIRDETDEVDFVNRFQALQPDGHVRIYGREALLQICAAQGFALGGSHLTEIAFSRPLDAAHRALLAETAPEILTLYGIEMDRQTVSARLKVLNARFRRCDRPARPSPPGCRRPATCGPDRG